One stretch of Juglans microcarpa x Juglans regia isolate MS1-56 chromosome 3D, Jm3101_v1.0, whole genome shotgun sequence DNA includes these proteins:
- the LOC121254297 gene encoding receptor like protein 21-like, with translation MVTISKVPFLIALLMELHHLSGLTYLIIMSMVIFQKLLGEMLPLDSNMTMLKFLNLSGNHLEGFISPTIANSPSLAILDIRGNDLSGNIPKWLYDHPRLVAVLLSGNRFEGHLPRRMCQMERLQVFDVSHNRLSGGIPSCLGNITFWKQRSPSPTYSNYFTENGRLNYVLHESEMNFGFARQIEMSLFIKNRLYTFKGIPLLLMTVIDLSSNQLTGSIPSEMGELSQLRFLNLSKNSLTGSIPISFRNLRSMESLDLSHNKLTGRIPSELVGLTSLSVFSVAYNNLSGRIPFERQFSTFTSQHYEGNPELCGDPLPRNCSTANQLEPEHKEQQKDEKEGNRIIDHPFFFYAFVTMSYALGFWTFFGILIIKKNWRHNYFRAVDGYIESLFEQLSKYR, from the coding sequence ATGGTAACAATATCGAAGGTTCCTTTCCTGATTGCTCTGCTAATGGAACTTCATCACTTGAGTGGTTTGACATATCTGATAATTATGTCAATGGTTATCTTCCAGAAACTATTGGGAGAGATGCTACCACTGGACTCGAACATGACAATGCTGAAGTTCTTAAATCTTAGTGGCAATCACTTGGAAGGATTCATCTCACCCACCATAGCAAACAGTCCGTCTTTGGCAATCCTAGATATTCGAGGCAATGACTTGTCTGGTAATATTCCAAAGTGGTTATATGATCATCCTCGCTTGGTAGCTGTTCTTTTAAGTGGAAATCGCTTTGAAGGTCACCTACCCAGACGAATGTGTCAAATGGAAAGACTACAAGTTTTTGATGTCTCTCATAATCGTCTTTCAGGAGGTATTCCTTCCTGCCTTGGTAACATTACTTTTTGGAAGCAGAGATCTCCAAGCCCTACTTATTCCAACTATTTCACAGAAAATGGCCGTCTCAATTACGTGTTGCATGAAAGTGAAATGAACTTTGGCTTTGCCCGGCAAATTGAAATGTCTTTGTTCATAAAAAACAGGTTATATACTTTCAAAGGCATCCCTCTCTTGCTGATGACCGTAATTGACCTGTCATCTAACCAGTTGACAGGTAGCATTCCTTCTGAAATGGGAGAACTGTCACAGCTTCGGTTCTTGAACTTGTCGAAGAATTCTCTAACAGGTTCCATTCCAATCTCTTTTCGAAACTTGAGAAGCATGGAGAGTTTGGATCTTTCTCACAACAAGTTGACAGGGAGAATCCCTTCTGAATTGGTTGGACTCACTTCTCTATCTGTATTTAGTGTTGCCTACAATAATCTGTCAGGAAGAATCCCATTTGAGCGTCAATTCTCAACTTTCACAAGCCAACACTACGAGGGTAATCCGGAACTCTGTGGAGACCCCTTGCCAAGAAACTGCTCAACCGCAAACCAACTAGAACCTGAACATAAAGAGCAACAAAAGGACGAAAAAGAGGGAAATAGAATAATTGATCACCCTTTCTTCTTCTACGCATTTGTAACTATGTCCTATGCACTCGGGTTTTGGACTTTCTTTGGGATCCTAATCATTAAAAAGAACTGGAGGCACAACTATTTCAGAGCCGTGGATGGATATATTGAGTCTTTGTTTGAGCAACTCTCTAAGTACAGGTGA
- the LOC121254298 gene encoding uncharacterized protein LOC121254298 isoform X2 yields the protein MDASFANKAMIFLIWLIALITFFPSAWVEAGCSEEQNRALLEIRNSTHGLPFADFDGSRDCCSTSNIVCDDDGKVNIIFMQDDYVKPPSIFKWYPNVTLFTLFNELEFLDLSSMTIGGELQAFCELKRLKHLSMLDLRNNTLEGKYSILS from the exons ATGGACGCTTCTTTTGCCAATAAGGCCATGATCTTCCTAATTTGGCTTATAGCTCTGATCACTTTTTTCCCATCTGCTTGGGTTGAAGCTGGATGCAGCGAAGAACAGAACAGAGCTCTGTTGGAGATCAGAAACTCTACACATGGTCTACCATTCGCCGATTTTGACGGGAGTCGTGATTGTTGTTCGACATCTAATATCGTGTGTGACGATGATGGGAAAGTAAACATAATCTTTATGCAAGACGACTACGTGAAGCCGCCGTCAATATTCAAATGGTATCCGAATGTGACTTTGTTCACCTTATTCAATGAACTGGAGTTTCTTGACCTTAGCAGCATGACCATTGGAGGAGAGCTTCAAG CTTTTTGTGAACTGAAGCGATTAAAACATCTCAGTATGTTGGACCTTAGGAATAATACATTGGAAGGCAAATATTCCATCTTGTCTTGA
- the LOC121254298 gene encoding uncharacterized protein LOC121254298 isoform X1, with protein sequence MDASFANKAMIFLIWLIALITFFPSAWVEAGCSEEQNRALLEIRNSTHGLPFADFDGSRDCCSTSNIVCDDDGKVNIIFMQDDYVKPPSIFKWYPNVTLFTLFNELEFLDLSSMTIGGELQVFFCELKRLKHLSMLDLRNNTLEGKYSILS encoded by the exons ATGGACGCTTCTTTTGCCAATAAGGCCATGATCTTCCTAATTTGGCTTATAGCTCTGATCACTTTTTTCCCATCTGCTTGGGTTGAAGCTGGATGCAGCGAAGAACAGAACAGAGCTCTGTTGGAGATCAGAAACTCTACACATGGTCTACCATTCGCCGATTTTGACGGGAGTCGTGATTGTTGTTCGACATCTAATATCGTGTGTGACGATGATGGGAAAGTAAACATAATCTTTATGCAAGACGACTACGTGAAGCCGCCGTCAATATTCAAATGGTATCCGAATGTGACTTTGTTCACCTTATTCAATGAACTGGAGTTTCTTGACCTTAGCAGCATGACCATTGGAGGAGAGCTTCAAG tttt TTTTTGTGAACTGAAGCGATTAAAACATCTCAGTATGTTGGACCTTAGGAATAATACATTGGAAGGCAAATATTCCATCTTGTCTTGA
- the LOC121254296 gene encoding receptor-like protein 9b, with translation MLSGTIPHSLTSNGTRLRLLDLSNNKLQGQMLPKDANMTMLNILHLSGNYFEGVISPTISNSPGLVILDVRDNDLSGNIPEWLYDHSSLVALILSGNRFEGHLPRRLCRMKTLQVFDVSHNRLSGGIPSCLDNITFWNKSSPSPTYWDYFAKIPYLWYSEYVRLPYIPSFLTLEAQMSLFIKNRLYTFKGIPLLMMTGIDLSSNQFTGNIPFEMGELSQLRFLNLSNNSLTGSIPISFRNLRSMESLDLSHNKLRGRIPSELVGLTSLSVCSVAYNNLSGRIPFEYQFSTFTSQCYEGNPELCGDALPRNCSTANQLEPEHKDEKEGYRMIDHPFFFYAFVTMSYALGFWTFVGILIIKKNWRHKYFRAVDAYIESLFELLSKYR, from the coding sequence ATGCTCTCAGGAACAATACCGCATAGTTTGACTAGCAATGGCACGCGACTCAGATTGCTAGATTTGTCAAACAACAAATTGCAAGGACAGATGCTCCCAAAGGACGCGAACATGACAATGTTAAATATCTTACATCTAAGTGGCAATTACTTCGAAGGAGTAATCTCTCCCACCATCTCAAACAGTCCAGGTTTAGTAATCCTAGATGTTCGAGACAATGATTTGTCCGGTAATATTCCAGAGTGGTTGTATGATCATTCTAGCTTGGTAGCACTTATTTTAAGTGGAAATCGCTTTGAAGGTCACCTACCCCGAAGACTGTGTCGGATGAAAACACTGCAAGTTTTTGACGTCTCTCACAATCGTCTTTCAGGAGGTATTCCCTCCTGCCTTGATAACATTACTTTCTGGAACAAAAGTTCTCCAAGCCCTACTTACTGGGATTACTTTGCCAAAATACCTTATTTATGGTATTCCGAGTACGTTAGACTTCCTTATATTCCGTCTTTCTTAACATTGGAAGCTCAAATGTCtttgttcataaaaaatagattatatactTTCAAAGGTATCCCTCTCTTGATGATGACCGGAATTGACCTGTCATCTAACCAGTTCACAGGTAACATTCCTTTTGAAATGGGAGAATTGTCACAGCTTCGGTTCTTGAACTTGTCGAATAATTCTCTTACAGGTTCCATTCCAATCTCTTTTCGAAACTTGAGAAGCATGGAGAGTTTGGATCTTTCTCACAACAAGTTGAGAGGGAGAATCCCTTCTGAATTGGTTGGACTCACTTCTTTATCTGTATGTAGTGTTGCCTACAACAATCTGTCTGGAAGAATCCCATTTGAGTATCAATTCTCAACTTTCACAAGCCAATGCTATGAGGGTAATCCAGAACTCTGTGGAGATGCCCTGCCAAGAAACTGCTCAACCGCAAACCAACTGGAACCTGAACATAAGGACGAAAAAGAAGGATATAGAATGATTGATCACCCTTTCTTCTTCTACGCATTTGTAACTATGTCATATGCACTCGGGTTTTGGACTTTCGTTGGGATCCTAATCATTAAAAAGAACTGGAGGCACAAGTATTTCAGAGCCGTGGATGCATATATTGAGTCTTTGTTTGAGCTACTCTCTAAGTACAGGTGA